The DNA region tgcccttgccCACTTCTCACGAGGGATGTTGTCTATCCATGATAAAGTGTCGTTGTTTGTTCTTCGGATTTCCCCCCGATAGTAATTAAATGTTGCCTCTGTTAACGCATAACCCATGTTAACAACTATTTTCCGCAGATCCTTGTCTTTAATCTCGCGCACGAAGTTTTGcgcgatatgtctaatgcaatagacgtGTGATGAAGGAGGAAACTGCCATCCATTTTCCGGGTTGTTGTATGCACTCTTCATCGATTCATGCGTGTCTGATATTATGCATAGATTTGCTTGGGGAGTAACATGCATTCTCAAAttcttaagaaagaaactccaGGCTTCCTTTGTCTCACTTTCAACCAATGCGAATGCTATCGGAAATATGTTCCCGTTCCCATCCTGTGCCACAACCATCAACAGAGTCCCTCTGTACTTGCCATACAACCAAGTTCCATCAACCTGCACAATTGGTTTACAATATGCGAAACCACGTATACATGGTCTAAACGCCCAAAACAGACGATGAAATATCCTTTGGTCACCCAAGTATGAACCATCATTTGAAATCACAGGTAAGGATTGTAATTCTATAATGGTACCTGGTAGATATGTTTTCATTACCAGTATCCACTGCGGAATATCGTTGTAAGATGTCTCCCAATTTCCATATAGCGACTCAATTGCCTTACACTTTGCAATCCATGCCTTTTTGTATGATATGATATACCTGTATTTCTCAACAACATGAGCGATGATAACCTTCACCTTAAGAGAAGTGTCCCGATTTACAAGCTCCATTATGCTCTTGCTAATCATTTCTGAACCGAGTTTTGTATGGTCTTGTGACATGGAAGTGGTTGTGCACGTATGAGGCCCACTAGACTTACCAACTCTCCACCTTGAGTTGCCCTTGCGCAAAGATACCCTACATTTGAAATTGCATGTTGAATTTCTACATTTGATGATAAAATGTACATTGTCAGATTTAACCACAGAAAAATCTAGACTACGTTTGATATGCCATTGTTGTAACGCCAGAACACGCTATTCCTTATCTTCATACTCGATGCACTCCTCTATTTCGTCAGAATTGTGAGTTGGTATGAAACTGCCGAAAACGGAGATTGGTTCAGCATCATCCAAACTTATGTTTTGCATGTGCCCGGGTGGGTTGTACAAACTAATTGGTTGCGCTCTTAGTGCAACGGTCGGTGTGTCGAATATGTCCTCATTGCCATCGTCATCACTAACACCAAATAGATCTTCAAATCGAACCTCCTCAAGATCATCCTCACTATTCTCGCCTACCTCTTCATTTGGTATGAAAGGTTCATTATTTTGAGTCGGCTCTTCGTCAATGGCTTGACTCATTCCATAGTCGTGTGACTGTACAGATTGCGTTGGATAACCATGATTTTCATTGTGAGTCGGTTGttcttcaacatcttcattgTGACTCGGTTGTTCTTCAAGATTATTGACTAGACGAACATATATCTCAATGCTTGGTAATTGAGATAATGTTACATGACATTGAAACATCAACCTAACATCTTCGTCGGTCTCAATCGGTGTCATTATGTAAAAGACGGTATTATCATCTCCATTAAATAATTGTTGACGATAAATGATGTCTTCAACATAGCGTTGCAACTTTTTTTCAATACGGTCTTTTAAATGATGAAAGTCGGAGTTGATGTGGATTTTAAACTTAGTTAAATTCGTATTGCAAAATGAGAATCCCTCACTTGGATATGTGAAAAGTGACCCTTCGGAATGGATAGAAACAATTAAATTTCTTTGAGCCATAGATGTATATTTGATTTAGTTTAGGAGATATGGATGTGTATATTTGGTTTGGTGAGAATAAATGAGGATGTTAGTGGTATTTATAGGAGATATGAATGTGTAGTTGGTTTGGTGTGAATATATTAATGTATGCAAATCACATGCTGATTTTCATTTAATAGGAAGAGAGAGAAGAAGGGAAACGCGTGAGGGATTGGCCTGTACTAGCTCGTCCATTGATTGGACGAGGCAAAACCCTAAAAGAGTGAACTCGTCACTCCATTGAACGAGCCAATACGGCAAACGCAGCACCTCGCCATTCCATTGGACGAGCCCACAAAGACCAAGGCATAGCTCGTCCATCAAAGTGACGAGCCATAGTGCAGGCTTTTGCGCAGTGAATTTTTCCTTCAGCGTGGGAATCTCAATTTACAGGATTCCTTACACATTTTTTTTGCATGCATGACATGCAATGCAATGTCAAATCCCCAATTCAAATTTTTACcaatttatttattatattttacCACTATAAATAATCCATACCTCTACACTTCCTTCTCATCATCTACCTACAATTTCTATTTCACACATTCTTACTCTCTTCAAATATTTACTCTCTTCAATTTCTACACTTCCTTCCAAGATGCCTTTCTTATGGATGGGCGAATCACACCGTGGGACGGCGACAAACATTGCCGAATACATAAGTCTCTTTCAAATTTACCGTTTTTTATTACCGTTTTTTATTTCCGTTCTTTATCAGATCAAATATTCATTACcgttttttattttaatttcagCAAGATGGTAGGTTTCGGGTCCATTTGCATACATATATTCAACCAAGTGCGGTTATAATACCGTATTTGGAGCTAGCAGGTTTTGCGAATGTGGCCAAGATTGCAAGTCTAAAAGTAGACTCTAAACTCATTGTGGCATTGTTAGAGAGATGGAGACCGGAGACACATACATTTCATTTATCAACAGGTAAATGTACCATCACACTAGAGGATGTGAGTATGTTATTCGGTCTCCGAATCCATGGTAAAGTTGTTAATGGCCCAACAAACGTAACCAATGACGTTTACATGGAAAATTTGGGCATCGAACCAACAGCCTCGGATAAAAATGGGGCTTCTGTCAAAATTCTTTGGTTAGAAGCAGTATTAACGCAACTCAAAAATAACCCTAACCCGTCAGAGGCAGAAAATATTTTACATGCAAAAATTTATATTTTACTTTTAATTGCTACTTTTTTAATGCCAGATAAGAGTCACAATTTGTTGCATTCTTCTTGGTTACCTTTAGTAGGAGACCTTGAAAAATGTAATACATACAGTTGGGATTCTGCTTGTTTGGCGACACTATATAGACATATGTGCAAGGCAGCCCATAAAGGAGTAAAGAGCATAGGAGGATGTGTTGTATTACTAACTGTATGGGCATTCACACGCATACCCTTGTTAGCCCTGGTTAGTAACGAGGTTCCATCACATCCTTATGCATTAAGGTAACGAttttcatttaaatgcaatttATATTTATCAAAATTATTTATACGTCACTTTAATGTATTTATTTTTAATATGCAAGATGGTGCAAACGAGGTATGAATTATGGAAATAATCCTCGTCATCATCTACGAGGGTACCGTGTTGCAATAGAACACATGGAAGAAAACAATATAAGAATGATTAATTATAATATTaaacttatttaaatttattttatacattctaatattaattataatattaaacttatttaaatttattttaatattaattataatattaaacttatttaaatttattttatacattctaatagttatatttcttttaacagtttatttggaggccgTACATACAATATCCAGTGCCTGATTATAATGACAGCCGAGTCTGGAGTGCAACAACATATATCATATGTTTCTATACCGTTGAGATGCATCAGACGGATCGAGTCAAACTCCAATTTGGATTCGAACAACAAATACCGTCTCCGCCAAGATGTCTAAGTGAACACCATAACATGACTATGGTCCAAGCTTGGGACACGCATTGGCAAGATTTAAATAAAGAAGAGCTGAAAGAATGGAAAAGAAGAAGGCATTTGGTGTTACAAGGAAACTCGGTAATTGGTGAGTCTAAGCCGGGTAGAGAATACATGAATTGGTTTTTATCAATTCCTTTTATGCACGTTGCACCGACACAATTTTTGAATGATCCCCGTCAACGTGTAGCTTCTTCAACCCAACACACAACATCACCCCCACAACAACATAACCAACCATAATCCTCAGCTCAACAAACATACCAACACACCCAGACCACCCAACAACACACCATTTATTCCACCTCAACCCAACACCATAATCCCCAAACTCCATTCCCTGAAACAAACTACTTTTAcaaccaacaatatcaacaacaaaccaaCCTACGCCCACCCATACAATACACTCCAATTCCTCAACCCAACTTTGAATACTCAAACCCTCATTCTCAACCTCAACCTTCTAACACCACATACGCACATCCCACTCCCACATACAACCCCGATGATGTGTATTATCCTCCTATCCAACACACCCAACCCGAAACCTACACACAAACCACACATTCACTACCCAACTTTGACCTCACCGATGACCATTTAATGAGTATGCCTTCTTTTGGCGTTCAAGAACTCGACGATATGGATATGCCTCCAAACATATCACAACAACATCAAAgtcaacaacatcaacaacaacaagacGCCCTTGATGAATTGTCTTCCGACTCATCTCCGTCTCCCGCATGACAAAGACAAGAAGACTTGGGCAAGGGAAAACGCAAAAAAGTTGGCACAAGATGTGGAACAGACGGTCACTATAAATAAAATGTATTGCTTCCATTATATCAATAAAATGTATTTCTTCAATTGTAATTCTTAAAAAAAcaaattatttctattattaatattctaaaaattaatcatttttattattaatattttaaaaataataatatcaattttttttattatcatgaaaaactattattatttacattttattttaaatatttttataaaaaagttattattattttaaaaaattcaattatattaattaaatatagaattattaattaaaaatcaattatattaattattattattattatttaataaagtatttaaaatattaaataaaaaaaacagCTTCTTCGTGCCCTCGGCCATTGATTGACCGAGCCCATACTGTACGCAATGGGCCTTCAGGCCTCGTCCAACCATTGGACGAGCCCAATAAAAAAAAGGGGGcaaattgaatttttttttttcgtACGGGGGCATATTGGAAAATTAATTTCAGGAAAGGGGTAGGGCAGAAAAAAAGTTTTTCATGTAAGCATGATGGACTAAGAAAGTACTACTAAGATATTGTACTTGTCTGATTTAATTAAACTCCCATCTCGTAGAGAAAAGGACTCATCTGATATAAAGGATTAATAATATCCATAGCAAGGACTCCTTTTTGAATAACTATGCGGAGAAACTCAGAGCTTCCCATTGACATGTGTTTGTTATAATGAATACATATAACTAATAACATCTCCTACACCATATggtttttttattaaaaaacaaatatGTGGATAAGTAAAAAGGGTTAAGCTTCAATCACGATGACACAATCCATATATGAAAGTGAAGAAGCACGTCATGTATGTGAAAATGCATAATCAAACCGAATGAAATAACTAAAATCATCTAAAAATGTAGAACTTAATTTGAACCAATCATTTTCGAGAATGAGTCATCAAAAGTAATATCATAGATGTGAAAGTGCAGAATCAAACTGAATGAAATACCTGAAATCATCTGAAAATGCATAACTTGATTTTAAATAATCATTTTAGCACATATACTCTATAGTACTTAATCACTTGCCTAAAAAAACTCGGTCACTTAACACAACCACAATCTTGAAATGGAAATTATGCAAATTAACTCGGTCACTGAGAATGACTCTTTGAAAGTAATAACACCATATTCTCATAAAAACACAACTAAGAGTCACACTTTATGGaagaaatgatttgaatatgAAATGTGAAAATGTACATATGTCTTATTAAATATTAACATTAGTTAATTACTTAAATGTCCTTTTCGTAGTGTAAATAATTTGAACAGAAAGGTTAATTTTGTTGAGAAAATTTAATAATTTGTACGTTTTGGTTGTCCTAGTTTTTAGGAGTATCAGTAAGTTTGTTTCAGTTTACCTAGTCAATAGGAGTTTATTTTTGAATATGTTAGATAATGCCTATTTTCATGGTACCTTTAGTTATGTATTTTCCTATTTATTGGCTGTTAAGTTTATCAATGAAATAAGCCAGAAAATTATATTCTGTCACCTGTTGTTAACAGTGGTATCTAGAGTTGGTTTTACGTGAGAGGGACTGcaaattgagagaaaaaaaatACTGTGAGGGAGAGAAACAGGAAAAATAGTAGTTTTTTTTCTGCACACATGGCTTCTGAAAATAGCTTTGTGTAAGCATCTATTCCACGCTTTGATGGTCACTATGACCATTGGAGCATGCTCATGGAGAACTTCTTGAGGTCCAAAGAATATTGGACGGTTGTTGTTTCTGGAGTAGCAGAAACAGCAGCAGGTGTTACGCTTGTTTCTGGAGTAGCAGAAACAACAGCAGGTGTTACGCCGACAGATGCGCAAAAGACAGAGCTTGAAGGGCTGAAGTTAAAGGATCTTAAAGCAAAAAATTATCTCTTCCAAGCTATTGATCGCTCAATTTTGGAAACCATTCTGTGCAAGGACACCGCAAAGCATATTTGGGATTCCATGAAGAAGAAATACCaagtgtcgcacctcgaaaaaatggggatacgactacaaagcgaagcgtgatcgcacgctcgcaatgatggactgaacagagtcgccaccgaactttatttattcctaaaaaggaaaggggaaatatcgataaaacccaagacaaatgaaaggataagatatggtcattgtaacacccttctaaaataccccaaatatttaattaaaatagcaaaatatcaatcagagtaattatgccctgaagggtgtcacacaatcatttcacaccaatcatcaaaatatcctgtcatgctcatttatttaattaaaataagacacttttgcataattcacagcggatacgaaataacaacattcaaatcatgtactacattacatgtaaagttgttcaacaaccaaaagaaaacatagtaaaacatcccatcccgatgttacatctaccagagcatgacccactaaggactacactagactcccaggactagcttctattcaatcactgctcgttacctgaaaacatagttgtaagggtgagtccttcaatcgatataataagcattataaaatatcatgtaatgctaagtaatataacacatatcattaccctaatcagattacacatatccagcaacggcaatatcaactcataatcatcaccatcatcatactcaaactcaaaacaaccataaaacacacgtataatattggaatacatccattcatattatacgccatacatacatacgttatgcaatgagactccatgcatgcggtaccgactattcgtaaacatatagttcaacctcaccgaccaaatccaggtacggctaccaagctcactagtcccactcatttgagacctagtgactcacatcactaattcctcaccatggg from Lathyrus oleraceus cultivar Zhongwan6 chromosome 1, CAAS_Psat_ZW6_1.0, whole genome shotgun sequence includes:
- the LOC127107618 gene encoding uncharacterized protein LOC127107618; the encoded protein is MELVNRDTSLKVKVIIAHVVEKYRYIISYKKAWIAKCKAIESLYGNWETSYNDIPQWILVMKTYLPGTIIELQSLPVISNDGSYLGDQRIFHRLFWAFRPCIRGFAYCKPIVQVDGTWLYGKYRGTLLMVVAQDGNGNIFPIAFALVESETKEAWSFFLKNLRMHVTPQANLCIISDTHESMKSAYNNPENGWQFPPSSHVYCIRHIAQNFVREIKDKDLRKIVVNMGYALTEATFNYYRGEIRRTNNDTLSWIDNIPREKWARAFDGGQRWGHMITNLAEAMNSVLKETRNLPITALVKSTYYCLGSLFGRRGHQWTKMLASGQVFTDNCNKGMAEEVIKANTHNVMQFDRERFYFMVEEKINHNDGRPTGTFSVDLRKQHCDCGKFQAFHLPCSHVIAACSSIRQDYSIHIPNVFKILNIFKVYQESFLGLPHEEN